From the genome of Bactrocera oleae isolate idBacOlea1 chromosome 2, idBacOlea1, whole genome shotgun sequence, one region includes:
- the LOC106614548 gene encoding tRNA:m(4)X modification enzyme TRM13 homolog — protein MGTEVKAKKAKIEENAGEITTNCAHWVQRKKRFCKMTVKTGEKYCGEHQPAIDTALPVQDEASPNKTRIPCPLDSKHTVFKNKLQKHLKICNARDKGDTPAYIDKGINAGEVDSDAPDYSKLRINELADEEFYGIVARIKELYTKYVENKIASLEFSHKLLDEELANTTYGPEARKHLLQAAALLGVLDNDQQIQQCTSYIEFGAGKGQLTFYLAQLLETIPDSQVVLVDRMSLRHKKDNKIEDRTLVHRIRADIADFRMNGLELLRRSKRCVAVSKHLCGAATDLTLRCITQHVSDDSNDKTPNTGYVLIALCCHHRCDWQAYVGKSFLQANGLTCRDFAVISKMASWAICGTGMSRERRRALEEQSHTPTEIIDANKTQRLSLSERERIGDMCKRIIDYGRLQYLTEHGFEAELKYYVARDVTLENVCLLARKTREC, from the coding sequence ATGGGAACCGAAGTGAAGGCTAAAAAGgctaaaattgaagaaaatgccggtgaaattacaacaaattgCGCCCATTGGGTGCAGCGTAAGAAACGTTTTTGTAAAATGACAGTAAAAACTGGTGAAAAATATTGTGGAGAACATCAACCGGCGATTGACACAGCACTACCTGTACAAGATGAAGCAAGCCCTAATAAAACCCGGATACCATGTCCATTAGACTCAAAACATACTGTATTTAAGAATAAACTACAAAAACatcttaaaatatgtaatgcACGCGACAAAGGTGACACACCGGCTTATATTGATAAGGGCATTAATGCTGGCGAGGTTGATAGCGACGCACCGGATTATAGCAAGCTAAGAATAAATGAATTAGCCGATGAAGAATTCTACGGAATAGTGGCACGTATTAAAGAGCTTTATACGAAGTATGTTGAAAACAAAATAGCATCATTAGAATTCAGTCATAAGTTATTGGACGAAGAACTGGCTAACACTACATATGGCCCGGAAGCGAGAAAGCATTTGTTGCAGGCAGCGGCTTTACTGGGAGTACTTGATAACGaccaacaaatacaacaatgcACAAGTTATATAGAGTTTGGAGCTGGTAAGGGTCAATTGACTTTTTACCTAGCACAACTGCTGGAAACCATACCCGATTCACAAGTCGTGCTTGTTGACCGTATGTCGCTGCGTCACAAAAAAGACAACAAGATCGAAGATCGAACGCTGGTCCATCGGATACGTGCAGATATTGCTGATTTTCGTATGAACGGACTGGAGCTATTACGTCGCTCAAAGCGTTGTGTAGCAGTATCAAAGCATTTATGTGGCGCTGCTACGGATTTGACTTTGCGTTGCATTACACAACATGTAAGTGACGACTCAAATGACAAAACACCAAACACTGGCTATGTATTAATAGCGTTATGTTGTCATCACCGCTGCGATTGGCAAGCTTATGTGGGTAAAAGCTTCTTACAAGCAAACGGACTGACGTGCCGAGATTTTGCAGTGATTAGTAAAATGGCTAGTTGGGCGATATGCGGTACCGGTATGAGTCGAGAACGTAGACGTGCGCTAGAGGAGCAATCACACACCCCCACGGAAATTATCGATGCCAATAAGACGCAACGACTGAGTTTGTCTGAGCGAGAGCGCATCGGTGACATGTGCAAACGCATAATCGACTATGGTCGACTGCAGTATTTGACAGAACATGGTTTTGAAGCGGAGCTTAAATACTATGTTGCGCGTGATGTGACACTGGAAAATGTTTGTTTGCTAGCCAGaaaaaccagagaatgttaa
- the Etfb gene encoding electron transfer flavoprotein subunit beta, translating to MSRVLVGVKRVVDYAVKVRVKPDKTGVVTEGVKHSMNPFDEIAVEEAIKLKEKKIASEIIAVSVGPTQSQEVIRTALAMGADRGVHVEVSGKDYDLLQPIHISKILAKLALDEKADLIIVGKQAIDDDSNQTAQMTAAVLDWPQGTFCNKVEKTDAGLNITREIDGGLETIKTKIPAVLSADLRLNTPRYATLPNIMKAKKKPLKKVTPKDLGVDTTPRIEVLSVEEPPVRQAGALVPDVDALVGKLKEGGHV from the exons ATGTCTCGTGTCCTTGTTGGAGTAAAGCGTGTGGTCGACTATGCCGTGAAG gtaCGAGTTAAACCTGACAAGACTGGTGTGGTCACCGAAGGAGTGAAACATTCGATGAACCCTTTCGATGAAATTGCAGTAGAAGAGGCTATtaaactaaaagaaaaaaagatcGCCTCTGAAATCATCGCCGTTTCAGTGGGTCCAACACAATCTCAGGAAGTGATACGTACTGCTTTAGCAATGGGTGCTGATCGTGGAGTACATGTTGAGGTTTCGGGCAAGGACTACGACTTATTGCAACCAATTCATATATCTAAGATTTTGGCAAAGTTGGCCTTAGACGAGAAAGCAGACTTGATAATCGTAGGTAAACAAGCCATTGATGATGATAGCAATCAGACAGCACAAATGACCGCTGCCGTTCTCGACTGGCCTCAGGGCACTTTTTGCAATAAAGTCGAAAAGACCGATGCTGGCTTGAACATTACACGCGAAATCGATGGTGGTTTGGAAACGATAAAGACGAAGATTCCAGCTGTACTGAGCGCTGACCTACGTCTAAACACACCACGCTATGCAACATTGCCAAACATCATGAAAGCTAAAAAGAAGCCATTAAAGAAAGTTACACCAAAGGATTTGGGTGTTGATACCACACCGCGCATTGAAGTTCTCTCTGTTGAGGAGCCACCTGTGCGCCAAGCTGGTGCTTTAGTGCCAGATGTGGATGCCCTTGTTGGCAAATTGAAGGAAGGCGGACACGTCTAA
- the Drice gene encoding caspase yields MSVSEDQVGRTNDLIDAFGSLNSASGSSNSGAGGYYTGAGGSSGTFGGGAIGQLANGFGSSYHSYTANMVTDRHAAEYNMRHKNRGIALIFNHENFEVPTLKSRAGTNVDCENLARVLKQLDFDVKVFKDCSLKQLKQHIEWVSQQDHRDNDCILVAILSHGELGYIYAKDVQYKLDNIWSYFTPQHCPSLAGKPKLFFIQACQGDRLDPGVTMKRINRTETDGETSMSYKIPLHADFLIAYSTIPGFYSWRNTTRGSWFMQSLCAELAANGKRLDILTLLTFVCQRVAVNFESCTPDNPEMHQQKQIPCITTMLTRILRFGEKGALR; encoded by the coding sequence atgagcgTGTCAGAGGATCAAGTTGGTAGAACTAATGACTTAATAGACGCCTTCGGTTCGCTGAATTCTGCGTCTGGTTCTTCAAATAGTGGTGCAGGTGGATATTATACTGGGGCTGGTGGCAGCAGTGGCACATTCGGTGGTGGTGCAATAGGCCAACTTGCAAATGGCTTCGGTAGTAGCTATCATAGTTACACAGCGAACATGGTAACCGATCGACATGCAGCCGAATATAATATGCGACACAAAAATCGTGGAATAGCGCTGATTTTTAATCATGAGAATTTCGAAGTACCAACATTAAAATCGCGTGCAGGTACAAATGTGGATTGTGAAAATTTAGCACGAGTCCTTAAACAGTTGGATTTTGATGTGAAAGTGTTCAAAGATTGTAGCCTCAAACAGTTGAAGCAGCATATAGAATGGGTTTCCCAGCAAGATCATAGGGATAACGATTGCATTTTGGTTGCGATACTCTCGCATGGCGAACTTGGTTATATATACGCAAAGGATGTGCAATATAAATTAGATAATATTTGGTCATACTTTACACCACAACATTGCCCCAGCTTGGCTGGCAAACCGAAACTATTCTTCATACAAGCTTGCCAAGGTGATCGACTTGACCCTGGTGTCACAATGAAACGCATCAATCGTACGGAAACCGATGGTGAGACGTCAATGAGCTACAAAATTCCTTTGCATGCAGATTTCTTGATTGCTTACTCGACCATACCGGGATTTTACTCATGGCGCAATACTACACGTGGATCATGGTTTATGCAGTCACTTTGCGCGGAGTTGGCAGCCAATGGTAAACGTTTGGATATACTAACATTATTGACTTTTGTGTGCCAACGGGTTGCAGTTAATTTTGAGTCCTGCACTCCGGACAATCCAGAAATGCATCAGCAAAAGCAGATACCGTGCATTACCACAATGTTAACCCGCATTTTACGTTTCGGTGAAAAGGGGGCTTTGCGGTAA
- the St2 gene encoding luciferin sulfotransferase, which yields MQLTFKELDKDIAARIDALFPKKECFIEVLPGHVVVPRKFTSIAESIRDLPINEDDVWMISYPRTGSTWAQEMIWLLGNKLDFEGAKQIQQLRSPLIELSALFSEDHHEWVTNSIGNTVDVMRNMPRPRFGRSHLTWDLLPRGFDTVKPKIIYTARNPKDLCVSFYHYCKLVHGLKGPFDDFLELFLDERSPMGSYWNHVLPFWQRRNDTNILFLKYEDMKRDLPKIVRRCAKFLNVDYQLTDVDLARICEHLKFDKMQANPAVNLEPLLNNIDDGRNNNIVKSGDESKFIRKGNIGDWRNYLTAESSKRFDEWIERNSAESGLIFEYE from the exons ATGCAGCTGACATTTAAAGAATTGGACAAAGACATTGCCGCACGCATTGATGCGCTCTTCCCCAAGAAGGAGTGTTTCATTGAGGTGCTGCCCGGGCATGTGGTGGTGCCGCGTAAATTTACGAGCATTGCGGAGTCCATACGCGATTTACCCATAAACGAGGACGATGTGTGGATGATCTCCTATCCGCGTACGGGTTCCACTTGGGCTCAGGAGATGATTTGGCTGCTGGGCAACAAATTGGATTTCGAAGGCGCCAAACAGATACAACAGTTGCGTTCGCCCTTAATTGAGCTGTCGGCGCTCTTTAGCGAGGATCATCATGAATGGGTGAC AAACTCAATTGGCAACACCGTTGATGTTATGCGTAATATGCCACGTCCACGTTTTGGACGTTCACATCTTACGTGGGACTTGCTGCCACGCGGTTTCGATACGGTGAAACCCAAA attatttacaCAGCACGCAATCCCAAAGATCTCTGCGTCTCTTTCTATCACTACTGTAAGTTGGTGCATGGCCTCAAAGGTCCTTTCGATGACTTTCTCGAGCTTTTCTTGGATGAACGCTCGCCTATGGGCTCATACTGGAATCACGTTTTGCCTTTCTGGCAGCGTCGCAACGATACGAATATACTGTTTTTGAAATACGAAGACATGAAGCGCGATCTGCCGAAAATCGTACGTCGTTGCGCTAAATTTCTAAATGTGGACTATCAACTTACCGATGTGGACTTAGCGCGCATTTGTGAGCATTTGAAATTTGACAAAATGCAGGCGAACCCTGCGGTAAATTTGGAACCCTTGTTGAATAATATCGACGATGGTCGAAACAATAACATCGTTAAAAGCGGCGATGAAAGTAAATTCATACGAAAAGGCAATATAGGTGATTGGCGGAATTATTTAACAGCGGAGTCATCGAAACGCTTCGACGAATGGATCGAGCGAAACTCTGCAGAAAGTGGACTAATTTTCGAATATGAGTAA